In Triticum aestivum cultivar Chinese Spring chromosome 5B, IWGSC CS RefSeq v2.1, whole genome shotgun sequence, the following proteins share a genomic window:
- the LOC123113031 gene encoding NAC domain-containing protein 86-like, whose protein sequence is MAPVGLPPGFRFHPTDEELVNYYLKRKVHGQSIELDIIPEVDLYKCEPWELAEKSFLPSRDPEWYFFGPRDRKYPNGCRTNRATRAGYWKSTGKDRSINYQKRSIGMKKTLVFYQGRAPQGIRSNWVMHEYRIEESECNNTMGVQDSYALCRVFKKNVPAGEFEKQGECSSSQAKGNQEQVTEFEDAGESSTANENDKDNSWMQFIVEDLWCSNKTK, encoded by the exons ATGGCGCCGGTTGGTCTCCCCCCAGGCTTTAGGTTTCATCCAACTGATGAGGAGCTTGTGAACTATTACCTCAAGAGGAAGGTCCATGGCCAGAGCATCGAACTCGACATCATCCCAGAGGTAGACCTCTACAAGTGTGAGCCTTGGGAGCTAGCAG AGAAATCGTTCCTGCCCAGTAGAGACCCTGAGTGGTACTTCTTTGGGCCAAGGGATAGGAAGTATCCAAATGGATGCCGGACGAACCGAGCAACTCGGGCAGGATACTGGAAATCAACCGGTAAAGATCGATCCATCAACTACCAGAAGAGGTCAATCGGTATGAAGAAGACATTAGTCTTCTACCAAGGCCGAGCTCCTCAGGGGATCAGGAGCAACTGGGTCATGCATGAGTACCGCATCGAGGAAAGCGAATGCAACAACACCATGGGGGTTCAG GACTCCTATGCGCTATGTCGGGTTTTCAAGAAAAATGTGCCGGCTGGTGAATTTGAAAAACAAGGGGAATGCAGCTCATCACAGGCTAAAGGAAATCAAGAACAGGTTACAGAATTCGAGGATGCTGGAGAGTCCTCAACTGCAAACGAGAATGACAAAGACAATTCTTGGATGCAGTTCATAGTGGAAGACCTGTGGTGCAGCAACAAAACCAAGTAA
- the LOC123113032 gene encoding histone H4 has translation MSGRGKGGKGLGKGGAKRHRKVLRDNIQGITKPAIRRLARRGGVKRISGLIYEETRGVLKIFLENVIRDAVTYTEHARRKTVTAMDVVYALKRQGRTLYGFGG, from the coding sequence atgtCGGGCCGCGGCAAGGGAGGCAAGGGGCTCGGCAAGGGCGGCGCGAAGCGCCACCGGAAGGTGCTCCGCGACAACATCCagggcatcaccaagccggcgatcCGGCGGCTGGCGCGCAGGGGCGGCGTGAAGCGCATCTCGgggctcatctacgaggagacccgcggcgtgctcaagatcttcctcgagaacgTCATCCGCGACGCCGTCACCTACACCGAGCACGCCCGCCGCAAGACCGTCACCGCCATGGACGTCGTCTACGCGCTCAAGCGCCAGGGCCGCACCCTCTACGGCTTCGGCGGCTAG